In Pirellula sp. SH-Sr6A, the DNA window CCATGCACTGGCCCATCTTCTCCGTGCTCTTGTCGATCGGACCGCTCCTCTAGAACGGGGATATACAAACAGTTCGGTCCTGGAAGAGGCGATGGATACGTTGGGATGCGACGCCGCTTTTCCCATGAACTACCAGTCCATTCGAGGAGCGATTCTTTTCGGCAATGATAAAAGCTTCCTGCAGTTAGCAGATGAACAATTGACCTCACTCCTTGTTTTGGTCGATCAATTCGCAGCGACCCTCCAAAACCTTGTCGAAGAACGAATGCGTCGAACGATGGAGCGAGACCTTTTTCAAAAAGAAAAGCTTTCGACCCTCGGGATGATCTCAGGAACTCTCGCTCACGAGCTTCGCAATCCTCTTTCTTCCATTCGTACCATCGCATCGCTCGTCGCCGAAGAAACACCGGCTGGTAGCCCTCACCGGCACGACGTCGAAATGATCGTTTCCGAAGTGGATCGCCTCCATCTCACACTCCAACGAGTGCTCGACTATGCAAGACTCCCGGAGGATTCCAATTCCCACTCGGAACCCGATGCCGTCATTTCGAAGATTGGATCGATCCTCTCTTACTATGCCTTGCAACGCGGCACGGTTCTGGAGTTCGAACTGGGGGCCTCACAAATCGCCGTGGCGGGGAGCGAACAAACACTGAACGAGGTTTTTATGAACCTCGTCAAAAATGCCATCGAAGCTTGCTCGGAACATCAACATGCCAAAGTCAGGGTCGTTACCGGGGCGAACGAGAAATCATTCCACGCATCGGTGATCGATAACGGAAAAGGAATCGAACCTGAGGACCAAGACTTCATCTTTGAGGCGTTTGTTACCTACAAAGAGACCGGTACCGGACTGGGATTGTACATTGTCAAAGAACGGGTTCAGGAACTAGGAGGAACGATCTCCCTCCAATCCATTCCAGGACAAGGGGCAACGTTTACGGTCGTCTTACCTCGTTCAAATCTCTAAAACGCGTTGAACCGAATCACTCCGGTGGCGTTGCCGCAACGGGAGTGCGATTCCATGTCGAATGGGCATGGAGCATCACCGAACACAAAACGAGCGCATAGGCGAGCAACTCGAAGGGCTCCGGCATATCCTGATCAAAAGCCCATTCGATCGCTGCAATGATCGGGAGCGAAGAAAGTCCAAACGAAGTCGCTAGGAATGCCGGAAGGCGAGCGTACGCAGCCGTCATCCATAATTGGGCAACCACTCCGCTGATCCCGATACCAAAGAGAACCCAACACTGACTTTCGGTAGGCAATACCCAGCCTGTGCTGATAAAGCACAAGGCTGTCATCGCCAAAGCTGCCATGAAGAGGAACACCGTAAGACTCATGGGAAAGATCTGACTTACCTGCCGCAAAGAAAAGTAGGCGAGCGAGGCAAACAAAGCTCCCAGCAACCCGATTAACCAAGCATCGGTAGGACACGTGCTTGCACCCGGAATTCCCAGAAGGGACGTGCCCGATAATCCCACTAGCACATATCCCAATTGCCTGTTCGTCGGTCGCTCCCCCAGAAAGCGCCAACCGAGTAAGACGACGAAGATCGGCGCAACATCGGCGATTGCGCGGGCGTTCGCCACCGTGGTCTTTGCAATCGTTGCAAAATAACAAAGTCCAGATCCAGCACCCGCTACTCCCCGCAACACCAAATACTTTGACGCAGGATTTCGGAAATGCCCAAACTCATTCCAACACCAAGGAAGCAACAAGATGGCACCGAGAAATCCTCGAAAGAAGACGACCTCTGTTGAAGGCATCTCGCGACTGAGGTGCTTTGCCCAATAGCCCATAATCGCAAATGCCAATGCGCTCGCGATCGCATACAAAAGACCCGACTTTTTGATCATCATGTGGCGACCGCGGAACCGATTCGGAGCAAAGCTGAGCGACACACCAGTATTGACGATACGGGATATTTGCCAACTCTCAATTCGCTCGTCCCGCTACGGAAACGGTCTTTCCACAATCCGTAGCATCGTTCCGTCCGCCAAACTCCAGACTCCAAATTCCCCGGTACGGCCACCTACTACGACCGTGCCTCGCTCGCGATCCACACCAACGGACCCGATGGCCATGGGAACTCGCACCGAACGGGTAATCTTGTTCCCTTTCCAGTCGACTTGATGCCAAGCCTCGTCGGAACATGGAACGATGGTCTCCGTATCGGAAACGGCGATCTTTCCCGGATCTCCGCTCAATGCCAACCCGGCTGTTTTCTTCGCTCCAGCTGTGGTCCAGCGATGCCACTGTCGATCGGCGCCAACCGTTTGCCATTCTCCATTTCCAGCTGCCGCAATGCCTCGCAAAGCAGCCTGGTGACCTGAATAGTTAGCAACCGTTTCCCAACTCGTCGTATCGAAAACTTTGGCAGTTTTGTCTTGACTCGCGCTCCCCAATTGCTTGCCGTCCGGACTGTACGCAACCTGGGTTACCCAATCCGAATGGCTGGCTAGAACTTTCTTCGATTGAAGGGATGAGAGTTCCAAAATGCGTATGGTTCCGTCGGTCATCGCGCACGCCAACTCCGTACCTGCTGGGTGGAGTGCGACATCGAGAACCAAATCGGTGCCCAAGACCTTGGTTCGGACTACCTCGTGCGTACTCGCTTCCGTAATCCGGATCTCTCCGCTTAAACCAGGGGCACCGCCCGCTGCGATCCACTGTCCCTCGCGAGTTGGCAGGAGTGCCGTGACCCGCTGAGATTGATGAGCAACGCGTTGCCCCAAACCGTATTCCGGTTTTGGGAATACCAAGAGCTCGTAATACCCTCCAAGCCAGACTTTTTCCCCATCGCTTGACAAGCTTATCGATGTAATAGGTTGTGGCTGAGCATAGCTTTGGGGAGCAGCTGCCATCTTCGGGGAAATAGACATCCAGAGTGGTGAACGCTCGTCGTCGACATCAAACTTGGCTCCTGATGCGATCCATTTCTTCAGCAGTTCTGTTTGAGGAGCGCTCAAGGCCTCGCTGTCTGACGGCATCCGAACAGAGGGATCGCTCGAACAAACGCGCGCGAGGATCTCTCCTGGATTGTTTAGATCGCGAGAAAGAGGGGGTTCCTCGGATTCGCCTGGTAATCGGAGATTCTCGACGGTATCTAGGCGATAACCTCCATCCGCCCGTTTCGCTCCGTGGCAAGCGACACAGTGCTCTTGAAGGATCGGCGCAATATCGCGTCGGAACGAAATCTCCTTAGGCTCGTCGGCGGAAAGACTTGGAACCGAGGTGCCGA includes these proteins:
- a CDS encoding DMT family transporter; amino-acid sequence: MMIKKSGLLYAIASALAFAIMGYWAKHLSREMPSTEVVFFRGFLGAILLLPWCWNEFGHFRNPASKYLVLRGVAGAGSGLCYFATIAKTTVANARAIADVAPIFVVLLGWRFLGERPTNRQLGYVLVGLSGTSLLGIPGASTCPTDAWLIGLLGALFASLAYFSLRQVSQIFPMSLTVFLFMAALAMTALCFISTGWVLPTESQCWVLFGIGISGVVAQLWMTAAYARLPAFLATSFGLSSLPIIAAIEWAFDQDMPEPFELLAYALVLCSVMLHAHSTWNRTPVAATPPE
- a CDS encoding c-type cytochrome domain-containing protein is translated as MLTTVVHRSSFVVVGLWLGTSVPSLSADEPKEISFRRDIAPILQEHCVACHGAKRADGGYRLDTVENLRLPGESEEPPLSRDLNNPGEILARVCSSDPSVRMPSDSEALSAPQTELLKKWIASGAKFDVDDERSPLWMSISPKMAAAPQSYAQPQPITSISLSSDGEKVWLGGYYELLVFPKPEYGLGQRVAHQSQRVTALLPTREGQWIAAGGAPGLSGEIRITEASTHEVVRTKVLGTDLVLDVALHPAGTELACAMTDGTIRILELSSLQSKKVLASHSDWVTQVAYSPDGKQLGSASQDKTAKVFDTTSWETVANYSGHQAALRGIAAAGNGEWQTVGADRQWHRWTTAGAKKTAGLALSGDPGKIAVSDTETIVPCSDEAWHQVDWKGNKITRSVRVPMAIGSVGVDRERGTVVVGGRTGEFGVWSLADGTMLRIVERPFP